From one Geoalkalibacter halelectricus genomic stretch:
- the fliQ gene encoding flagellar biosynthesis protein FliQ, which produces MTPEFVVDIGRQAVETVLMVAGPLLIVALGTGLTIAVFQAATQINEQTMTFIPKIVAVLVTLLIMAPWMIKTLLAFTTRIYGNIHLVGG; this is translated from the coding sequence ATGACCCCCGAATTCGTGGTTGATATCGGCCGCCAGGCCGTCGAGACGGTGCTGATGGTCGCCGGGCCGCTGCTCATCGTGGCGCTGGGAACGGGCCTGACCATCGCCGTTTTCCAGGCGGCCACCCAGATCAACGAGCAGACCATGACTTTTATCCCCAAGATCGTCGCGGTGCTGGTCACCCTGCTGATCATGGCGCCCTGGATGATCAAGACCCTGCTCGCCTTCACCACGCGGATCTATGGCAACATTCACCTGGTGGGCGGTTAG
- the fliO gene encoding flagellar biosynthetic protein FliO — MKKAFLSVALLAPTLAQAAESGAVSTTATLLKALGGLALVLGLVFLLYAISRRGLNLMPGTRNGRIKVVEMRSLGPKKGLCLVEVGGQELLLGVGAERVELLAKLGQVQPGAFDHRLRTELEKSP; from the coding sequence ATGAAGAAGGCTTTCCTATCCGTTGCGCTGCTTGCGCCCACCCTGGCCCAGGCCGCCGAAAGCGGCGCGGTGTCCACCACCGCGACCTTGCTCAAGGCCCTTGGTGGCCTGGCCCTGGTGCTGGGCCTGGTGTTTTTGCTCTACGCCATCTCGCGGCGCGGCCTCAATCTCATGCCGGGAACCCGCAACGGGCGCATCAAGGTGGTGGAGATGCGCAGCCTCGGCCCCAAGAAGGGTCTGTGCCTGGTGGAAGTCGGCGGACAGGAGCTGCTGCTCGGGGTCGGCGCCGAGCGCGTCGAACTGCTGGCGAAGTTGGGCCAGGTCCAGCCCGGTGCATTCGACCACCGGCTGCGCACGGAACTGGAGAAGAGCCCATGA
- the flhB gene encoding flagellar biosynthesis protein FlhB, whose amino-acid sequence MSAESGQEKTEKATAKRRQDFRQKGQVAQSREVNTAVIMIGAVILWFFYAPFFYAELHTLIGSIWGRAAELEVTTGSVPVLMRAILGKMALLLAPLLLLTLVLGMAASVMQIGWLFTTKPMEPDLTKLNPITGMKKFVSKRMLVELVKSLTKVGVVGYVAYLTVAGEFENALYLVDMDLTETLNFVARITFLVLLKTCGVLIILAIFDYAFTRWEMEEKMKMTKQETKDEHKQTEGDPLLKAKIRSVQMEMARKRMMSEVPKADVVVTNPTHLSVALSYERGRMDAPRVVAKGADRVALRIREIARENDVPLVENVPVARALYQVELGQEIPEEMFKAVAEILAYVYSLKGQQS is encoded by the coding sequence ATGTCGGCGGAAAGCGGTCAGGAAAAAACAGAGAAGGCGACAGCCAAGCGCCGCCAGGACTTTCGCCAGAAGGGCCAGGTGGCGCAGAGCCGCGAAGTCAATACCGCCGTCATCATGATCGGCGCGGTGATCCTGTGGTTTTTCTACGCGCCTTTTTTCTATGCCGAGCTGCACACCCTGATCGGCTCGATCTGGGGGCGCGCGGCGGAGCTGGAGGTGACCACCGGGTCGGTGCCGGTGCTGATGCGCGCCATTCTCGGCAAGATGGCGCTGCTACTGGCGCCCTTGCTGCTGCTCACCCTGGTGCTGGGCATGGCCGCCTCGGTGATGCAGATCGGCTGGCTGTTCACCACCAAGCCCATGGAGCCCGACCTCACCAAGCTCAATCCCATCACCGGGATGAAGAAGTTCGTCTCCAAGCGCATGCTGGTGGAGTTGGTCAAATCCCTGACCAAGGTGGGCGTGGTGGGCTATGTCGCCTACCTGACCGTGGCCGGGGAGTTCGAAAACGCCCTCTACCTGGTCGACATGGATTTGACAGAAACCCTCAATTTCGTGGCGCGCATCACCTTTTTGGTGCTGCTCAAGACCTGCGGGGTGCTCATCATTCTGGCCATCTTCGATTATGCCTTCACCCGCTGGGAGATGGAGGAAAAAATGAAGATGACCAAGCAGGAAACCAAGGATGAGCACAAGCAGACCGAGGGCGACCCGCTGCTCAAGGCCAAGATCCGTTCGGTGCAGATGGAAATGGCGCGCAAGCGCATGATGAGCGAGGTGCCCAAGGCCGACGTGGTGGTGACCAACCCCACCCACCTCTCGGTGGCCCTGTCCTACGAGCGCGGCCGCATGGACGCGCCGCGCGTGGTGGCCAAGGGCGCCGACCGGGTGGCGCTGCGCATCCGCGAGATCGCCCGTGAAAACGATGTGCCCCTGGTGGAGAACGTGCCCGTGGCGCGCGCCCTCTACCAGGTGGAGCTGGGGCAGGAAATCCCCGAGGAAATGTTCAAGGCGGTGGCGGAAATCCTCGCCTATGTCTACAGCCTTAAAGGACAGCAGTCGTGA
- the fliN gene encoding flagellar motor switch protein FliN: MDNSKATKTTAAPGEQGEIRNLDFLLDVPLQVAVEVGRTRILIKDLLQMREGYVIELDKLAGETLDVYVNQRLIARGEAVLVNDKFGLRLTDVVSPAERLEKLG, translated from the coding sequence ATGGACAACAGCAAAGCCACCAAAACGACCGCAGCCCCCGGCGAGCAGGGCGAAATCCGTAATCTCGATTTTCTGCTCGATGTGCCCTTGCAGGTGGCGGTGGAGGTCGGCCGCACGCGCATTCTGATCAAGGATCTGCTGCAGATGCGCGAGGGTTACGTCATCGAACTGGACAAGCTCGCCGGTGAAACCCTCGATGTCTATGTCAACCAACGGCTCATCGCGCGCGGCGAGGCGGTGCTGGTCAACGACAAATTCGGCCTGCGCCTGACCGACGTGGTCAGTCCCGCCGAGCGTTTGGAGAAACTGGGATAA
- the fliR gene encoding flagellar biosynthetic protein FliR has translation MELLLLPVDRFQSFLVCLARVGTLVAVLPVFSGGQVPAQVRVGLAVILSLVVFPRALVHIPEVSFDPIGLALLILSEALIGLLFGFIAQFVFSAVELGGTVISYQMGFAAANVFDPQTQRQVSVVPQFQNILAILIFLSLDLHHMFLRVLAESYALLTPGQANLSQGALGYVIELSSTIFVLGVKLAAPVLAVLILLSVVLGVMARVFPQLNVFFLSFPIKIALSLIIIGATMNLTAAILIREFNGLGEHFLSILRLL, from the coding sequence GTGGAATTGCTGCTGCTGCCCGTCGATCGTTTCCAGAGTTTTCTGGTGTGCCTGGCCCGCGTCGGCACCCTGGTGGCGGTACTGCCGGTGTTCAGTGGCGGCCAGGTGCCCGCGCAGGTGCGCGTCGGGCTGGCGGTGATTCTGTCCCTGGTGGTTTTCCCCCGCGCCCTGGTGCATATTCCCGAAGTCTCCTTTGACCCCATCGGCCTGGCCCTGCTGATTCTCAGCGAGGCCCTGATCGGCCTGCTGTTCGGTTTCATCGCTCAGTTCGTGTTCAGCGCGGTGGAGTTGGGCGGCACGGTCATCAGCTATCAGATGGGCTTTGCCGCCGCCAACGTCTTCGATCCCCAGACCCAGCGCCAGGTCTCGGTGGTGCCGCAGTTTCAGAACATTCTGGCGATTCTGATTTTTCTCTCCCTGGATCTGCACCACATGTTCCTGCGCGTGCTGGCCGAATCCTACGCCCTGCTGACGCCGGGCCAGGCCAACCTGTCCCAGGGCGCCCTGGGCTATGTGATCGAGCTCTCCAGCACCATTTTCGTGCTCGGCGTCAAGCTGGCCGCCCCGGTGCTCGCGGTGCTGATCCTGCTCAGCGTGGTGCTGGGCGTGATGGCGCGGGTGTTTCCCCAGCTCAATGTGTTCTTTTTGTCCTTCCCCATCAAAATCGCCCTGTCGCTGATTATCATCGGCGCCACCATGAACCTGACCGCGGCCATTCTCATCCGTGAGTTCAATGGTTTGGGCGAGCATTTCCTCAGTATTCTGCGTCTGTTGTAA
- the flhA gene encoding flagellar biosynthesis protein FlhA produces MVALGLVAILLVMIIPLPTILLDLFLSLNITVALLILIIGLYTVRVLDFAIFPAILLATTLFRLSLNVASTRLILLNGDQGTDAAGTVIASFGQFVVGGNYVVGIVIFTILVVINFMVITKGAGRVAEVAARFTLDAMPGKQMAIDADLNSGLVSEDEARSRRKEISQEADFYGAMDGASKFVRGDAIAGIIITLINIGAGFVIGVLQKGMPAAEAAQTYTILTVGDGLVGQIPALIISTAAGILVTRTSGMGDFGSELKGQFTLHPRALWVVAGILGGFALIPGLPTLPFMVLALLMGYAAYRVQKGKAAALESEAQEERELLPEQSDNYEEMLAIDLLELEVGYGLIPLVDASQEGDLLPRIKSIRKQFALEMGFIVPPVHIKDNLQLKPNEYRILLKGVALSGGEMLPGHFLAMNPGTATETLKGVQTTEPAFGLPAVWISDDKKDRAQIAGYTVVDCTTVVATHISEIIKRHAHELLGRQEVQNLLDNFRKSHPKVVEELVPDLLNLGTVMRVLQNLLREHVSIRDLRSILETLADWAPVSQDPDVLTEHVRRSMARSICAGVVAQDGVLPVLTFARDIEARIQEAVQHSGQGSYLALDPTTAQNILSGLGEVIQQYAGGDPVLLCPPTIRPHVKRLTERYLPNLMVISHNEVAPDLKIRAVGTVKAHAG; encoded by the coding sequence ATGGTGGCCCTGGGCCTGGTGGCCATCTTGCTGGTGATGATCATTCCCCTGCCCACCATTTTGCTCGACCTGTTTCTGTCCCTCAACATCACCGTGGCGCTGCTCATCCTGATCATCGGTCTGTACACCGTGCGGGTGCTCGATTTCGCCATCTTCCCGGCCATTTTGTTGGCCACCACCCTGTTTCGTCTGTCCCTCAACGTCGCCTCGACGCGCCTCATTCTGCTCAACGGCGACCAGGGCACCGACGCCGCCGGCACGGTGATCGCCTCCTTCGGACAGTTCGTGGTGGGCGGCAACTACGTGGTCGGCATCGTCATCTTCACCATCCTGGTGGTGATCAACTTCATGGTCATCACCAAGGGCGCAGGGCGCGTGGCGGAAGTCGCGGCGCGCTTCACCCTCGATGCCATGCCCGGCAAGCAGATGGCCATCGACGCCGATCTCAATTCAGGCCTGGTCAGCGAGGACGAGGCGCGCTCGCGGCGCAAGGAAATCAGTCAGGAAGCCGACTTCTACGGCGCCATGGACGGTGCCAGCAAGTTCGTGCGCGGCGACGCCATCGCCGGGATCATCATCACCCTGATCAATATCGGCGCGGGCTTCGTCATCGGCGTGCTGCAAAAGGGCATGCCCGCCGCCGAGGCCGCCCAGACCTACACCATTCTGACCGTCGGCGACGGGCTGGTGGGGCAGATCCCGGCCCTCATCATCTCCACCGCCGCCGGTATTCTCGTGACCCGCACCTCGGGCATGGGCGATTTCGGCAGCGAACTCAAGGGCCAGTTCACCCTGCACCCGCGCGCCCTGTGGGTGGTGGCGGGAATTCTCGGCGGCTTCGCCCTGATTCCCGGCCTGCCGACCCTGCCCTTCATGGTGCTGGCCCTGCTCATGGGCTATGCCGCCTACCGGGTGCAGAAGGGCAAGGCCGCCGCGCTGGAAAGCGAGGCCCAGGAAGAACGCGAGCTGCTGCCGGAGCAGAGCGACAATTACGAGGAGATGCTCGCCATCGATCTGCTCGAACTCGAGGTCGGCTACGGCCTGATTCCCCTGGTCGACGCCAGCCAGGAGGGAGATCTGCTGCCGCGCATCAAATCGATCCGCAAGCAGTTCGCCCTGGAGATGGGCTTCATCGTGCCGCCGGTGCACATCAAGGACAACCTGCAGCTCAAGCCCAACGAATACCGCATTCTGCTCAAGGGCGTGGCCCTGAGTGGGGGCGAGATGCTGCCGGGCCATTTCCTGGCCATGAATCCCGGCACCGCCACCGAAACCCTCAAGGGGGTGCAGACCACCGAGCCGGCCTTCGGCCTGCCGGCGGTGTGGATTTCCGATGACAAAAAGGATCGCGCCCAGATCGCCGGCTACACGGTGGTCGACTGCACCACCGTGGTCGCCACGCACATCAGTGAAATCATAAAAAGACACGCCCATGAGCTGCTTGGGCGCCAGGAGGTACAGAACTTGCTGGACAACTTCCGCAAGAGCCACCCCAAGGTGGTCGAGGAGTTGGTTCCGGATCTGCTCAACCTGGGAACGGTGATGCGCGTGCTGCAAAATCTCTTGCGAGAACATGTTTCGATCCGCGATCTGCGCTCGATTCTGGAAACCCTGGCCGACTGGGCACCGGTCAGTCAGGATCCCGACGTGCTCACCGAGCACGTGCGCCGCTCCATGGCGCGCTCGATCTGCGCCGGGGTGGTGGCCCAGGACGGCGTGCTGCCGGTGCTGACCTTCGCCCGCGACATCGAGGCGCGCATTCAGGAGGCGGTGCAGCACAGCGGCCAGGGCAGCTATCTGGCCCTGGATCCGACCACCGCGCAGAACATTCTCAGCGGGCTCGGCGAGGTGATTCAGCAATATGCCGGCGGTGATCCGGTGTTGCTGTGTCCGCCCACCATCCGCCCCCATGTCAAAAGGCTGACCGAGCGCTATCTGCCCAATCTGATGGTGATTTCTCATAACGAAGTGGCCCCGGATCTGAAGATCCGCGCGGTGGGAACGGTGAAGGCCCATGCTGGTTAA
- the fliM gene encoding flagellar motor switch protein FliM encodes MERILSKEEIAELLSAVSEGEIDTEEFGEPIDVQERGGEPTRLDLLRLQDSGRWRFQNIDIILDAFARNYGMSLTNRLQASVSVKRNDLETVEFESFLNNLPKNGLIGIVRLDPLKAGGLLIFDDQLSFSLLELMLGGTTRSKFTIFERSMTAIEINVIKGIIADACPDLKKAFAPLESLDCSLVKVETNPRLVTIVPPDAAMLITRLTVRVDNLQGKLTLAIPHATLDPLREKLKESALGGAGRRETLWSRRLQEELGETEVTLCATLGKVSLRVREILNLEVGDIIDLGCEPHSALRIQVEERVKFEGTPGVKNGKKAVRISETY; translated from the coding sequence TTGGAACGCATACTGAGCAAGGAAGAAATCGCGGAACTGCTCTCGGCGGTCAGCGAGGGCGAGATCGACACCGAGGAATTCGGCGAGCCGATCGACGTCCAGGAGCGCGGTGGCGAACCCACACGTCTTGATTTGCTGCGCCTGCAGGACTCCGGGCGCTGGCGCTTTCAGAACATCGACATCATCCTCGATGCCTTCGCGCGCAACTACGGCATGTCCCTGACCAACCGCCTGCAGGCCTCGGTGAGCGTCAAGCGCAACGATCTGGAAACCGTCGAATTCGAAAGCTTTTTAAACAATCTGCCGAAAAACGGCCTGATCGGCATTGTGCGCCTCGATCCCCTCAAGGCCGGCGGCCTGCTGATCTTCGACGATCAGCTCTCCTTTTCGCTGCTCGAGCTGATGCTCGGCGGCACCACGCGCAGCAAATTCACCATTTTCGAGCGGTCCATGACCGCTATCGAGATCAACGTCATCAAGGGCATCATCGCCGACGCCTGCCCGGATCTCAAAAAGGCCTTCGCGCCCCTTGAATCCCTGGATTGCTCCCTGGTCAAGGTGGAGACCAATCCGCGCCTGGTGACAATCGTGCCGCCCGATGCGGCCATGCTCATCACCCGGCTCACGGTGCGGGTCGACAACCTGCAGGGCAAGCTGACCCTGGCCATCCCCCACGCCACCCTCGATCCCCTGCGGGAAAAGCTCAAGGAGAGCGCCCTGGGTGGGGCGGGCCGGCGTGAAACCCTGTGGTCGCGGCGCCTGCAGGAAGAACTGGGCGAAACCGAAGTCACCCTCTGCGCCACCCTCGGCAAGGTCAGTCTGCGCGTGCGCGAAATCCTCAACCTGGAGGTCGGCGACATCATCGACCTGGGCTGCGAGCCCCACTCCGCCCTGCGGATCCAGGTCGAGGAGCGGGTCAAATTCGAGGGCACGCCCGGGGTGAAAAACGGCAAGAAGGCCGTGCGCATCAGCGAAACCTATTGA
- the fliP gene encoding flagellar type III secretion system pore protein FliP (The bacterial flagellar biogenesis protein FliP forms a type III secretion system (T3SS)-type pore required for flagellar assembly.), which produces MKALLAALAALILLPGAAAAQMPTLTFGIGEASGPQEVATALQVLFVFTVLSVAPAILLMTTSFTRIVIVLGFVRNAMGTQQAPPNQVIIGLALFLTFFIMAPVFGEINERALQPYMAEEIAFTEAVEEALIPMRDFMLGQTSEKDLALMIDISGRPAPANVDELSTLTLIPAFMLSELKRAFQIGFLIYIPFLVIDMVVASVLMGMGMMMLPPIIISLPFKLLLFVLVDGWELVVTSLVRSFG; this is translated from the coding sequence ATGAAGGCGCTGCTTGCGGCCCTTGCGGCCCTGATCCTGTTGCCCGGCGCGGCGGCGGCGCAGATGCCGACCCTGACCTTCGGTATCGGCGAGGCAAGCGGCCCCCAGGAGGTGGCTACCGCTTTGCAGGTGCTGTTCGTCTTCACCGTGCTGTCGGTGGCGCCGGCCATCTTGCTCATGACCACCAGCTTCACCCGCATCGTCATCGTGCTGGGTTTTGTGCGCAACGCCATGGGCACCCAGCAGGCGCCGCCCAATCAGGTGATCATCGGCCTGGCCCTGTTTCTGACTTTTTTCATCATGGCGCCGGTGTTCGGCGAGATCAACGAGCGCGCCCTGCAACCCTACATGGCCGAGGAGATCGCCTTCACCGAGGCGGTCGAAGAGGCCCTGATCCCCATGCGCGACTTCATGCTCGGCCAGACCAGCGAGAAGGATCTGGCCCTAATGATCGACATCAGCGGCCGGCCCGCGCCGGCCAATGTGGATGAGCTCTCCACCCTGACCCTGATCCCGGCGTTCATGCTCTCCGAGCTCAAACGCGCTTTTCAGATCGGTTTTCTCATCTACATTCCCTTTTTGGTCATCGATATGGTGGTGGCTTCGGTGCTCATGGGCATGGGGATGATGATGCTGCCGCCGATCATCATCTCGCTGCCCTTCAAGCTGCTGCTCTTCGTGCTGGTGGACGGCTGGGAGCTGGTGGTGACCTCGCTGGTGCGAAGTTTTGGTTGA
- a CDS encoding flagellar basal body-associated FliL family protein: MAEKKKEEQEGGKKSGGKMGLIIAAVLLLAAGIGAGAYYLGSKGALPGTGSAEAARAAGANSDIIGPMIEIEPFIVNILDNDGTRYLKAAITLEVETNAGRQEVIDRMPQLRDAILLVASNKTFDELRDLQGKLQLRAELLGRVNEIMRRDRVRRIYFTEFVVQ; this comes from the coding sequence ATGGCGGAAAAGAAAAAGGAAGAGCAGGAAGGCGGCAAGAAGTCCGGCGGCAAGATGGGCCTGATCATCGCGGCGGTGCTGCTGCTGGCCGCGGGCATCGGCGCCGGGGCCTACTACCTGGGCAGCAAGGGCGCCTTGCCCGGCACCGGCAGCGCCGAGGCGGCGCGCGCCGCCGGGGCGAACTCCGATATCATTGGCCCGATGATCGAGATCGAACCGTTCATCGTCAACATCCTCGACAACGACGGCACCCGCTATCTCAAGGCGGCCATCACCCTGGAGGTGGAGACCAACGCCGGGCGCCAGGAAGTTATCGACCGCATGCCGCAGCTGCGCGACGCCATTCTGCTGGTGGCCAGCAACAAGACCTTCGATGAGCTACGCGACCTGCAAGGCAAGCTGCAGTTGCGCGCTGAGCTGCTCGGCCGGGTCAACGAGATCATGCGGCGCGACCGCGTGCGGCGCATCTACTTCACCGAATTCGTCGTCCAGTAG